A genomic window from Fusarium keratoplasticum isolate Fu6.1 chromosome 15, whole genome shotgun sequence includes:
- a CDS encoding HNHc domain-containing protein gives MAPPALPLHRHQSSLEGIIDFSSRPPLSVDDRASATRRFYQVINHFDNDDIGQNHDKYDRIKLIHSTYEYSISEESQSSLLIALFEFLNLSPSAHEDIDFQDSTYRAELQAVKALTKKTPQPTPASHSAVMRTQRQGHIFSGTPERIASLRGACLIRDRYRCVVSRKFDKAEALRRYRQHDEPEPRDQDGAPLKGQSFAYLEVAHILPHSLTRLSSSGELNPSRVAALTILNMFDSGAAYLIEGVDIDRPGNALTLTQNLHTSFGDFQVYFEPVDNQPHTYRIDTVLPPGLEEDVPVTRTLYLTEDRSIDPPSPRLLAIHRAIAHILHLSAAGEYIDKILSDADEHGIRSDGSTELHRLLKLRLEDWAVAQVYS, from the exons ATGGCGCCACCCGCGCTTCcgcttcatcgtcatcaatCATCCCTCGAGGGCATAATTGACTTCTCCTCACGGCCACCTCTATCAGTCGATGATCGTGCTTCTGCTACCCGTCGGTTTTACCAAGTCATCAACCATTTTGATAACGATGACATTGGACAAAATCACGACAAATATGACCGGATCAAGCTTATTCACTCCACCTATGAATACTCCATCAGTGAAGAATCTCAAAGCAGTCTGCTGATTGCTTTATTTGAGTTTCTCAATCTATCGCCATCAGCTCATGAGGACATTGACTTCCAGGATTCAACATATCGGGCAGAGCTGCAGGCAG TCAAGGCATTAACCAAAAAGACTCCGCAGCCTACGCCAGCATCTCACTCAGCCGTTATGAGAACCCAGCGCCAGGGTCATATCTTTTCTGGGACACCAGAGCGCATAGCCAGCCTGAGAGGTGCCTGCCTCATAAGAGATCGCTATCGCTGCGTGGTCTCACGCAAGTTCGATAAGGCTGAGGCTTTACGGCGCTACCGCCAACATGATGAACCCGAGCCTCGTGACCAAGACGGTGCTCCTCTGAAGGGTCAAAGCTTCGCCTATCTTGAGGTGGCACACATTCTACCGCATTCACTCACCCGACTTAGTTCTTCCGGGGAGCTG AATCCCTCAAGAGTAGCTGCGCTGACCATACTTAATATGTTTGATAGCGGAGCTGCTTACTTGATTGAGGGAGTCGACATTGATCGACCTGGTAATGCTTTGACGCTTACTCAAAATCTGCATACATCGTTTGGCGACTTTCAGGTCTATTTCGAGCCTGTCGATAATCAGCCACATACGTATCGTATAGATACTGTTCTTCCTCCTGGCTTGGAAGAAGATGTCCCTGTTACTCGAACGCTTTATCTTACTGAGGACAGAAGCATTGACCCGCCGTCGCCGAGACTTCTTGCTATTCATCGTGCCATCGCGCATATTTTACACCTTTCCGCGGCGGGCGAATACATCGATAAGATACTGAGTGATGCTGATGAGCATGGCATTCGATCAGATGGCTCGACTGAgcttcatcgtcttctcaAATTGCGCCTAGAAGACTGGGCGGTTGCCCAGGTCTACAGCTGA